The nucleotide window ATATATGCTGTTATTGTTGTTGGAAGAGTTATGTGTTCAGCAGGCCTAGCTTGCTGACATAATTGAACCCAGCAGGCTTtggggcaggagaggagaggctcttTGGCAGTGAGTTACTTTCTGATGTGAcgccttctctcccccctctctcttttctgatGGGaaaccttctctcctctctctctcttttctgatGGGaaaccttctctcctctctctctcttttctgatGGGAagccttctctcctctgtctctcttttctgaTGTGAagccttctctcctctgtctctcttttctgaTGTgaagccttctctcctctctcctccctttatcTAATCTCTCTCCTCTGTGGTTTCAGGGGCTCTGAGTCCCCCTCTGCTTTCTTTATCCTTCCTTCCCTctagctctcttcctctctctggtgTCACGGCCTCTGGTCCTGAGCCATCCGAGTCTTACGGCATTGATTGATTCCTCAGGGACCCCTGCCATTGGTCCAGGGCCTAAGAGTCCCACTCTTCGGCCTTGTTACCATACCAACCTTCCTTGAGCTATACTTTGTGTGGTGACAGGGCACTGGAAGTGGAAGTGGAATCCGGTGTCACCAGGGAGGTCATTAGTCCAGACGTGATGTAATGCAGTCATGCCTCATACAGATCTTAGCTTATCTAATGGGGACACCATCACAAGTTGAGGGATATTTTAGAACTGATGCAATCTACTGCTATGGGTTATGCTTCTTCTAATAAAACAATGTGTACAGAAAGTTAAAAGCTTCTGCTGAAATGTAAcaaatgttgttgttgtggtgggtGAGAGCACAGTTGACCTAAACAGCGAGAGTATGCTATGTGTGTGATGAAAGATATTCTCCCTCCGTGGGTGTATGTAATCAAGCACTCTctgtagcagtggaggctgctgagggtaggacggctcataataatggctagaatggagtgaatggaatggcatcaaaccatgtgtttgatgtatttgataccattccacctattccgctccaaccattaccacgagcccgtcctccccaattaaggtgccaccaacctcttaTGTTTGGTAGGTGCTCTGACAGTGGGACTGCTGCTGTGTGGGATCTAACCCTGActgatctctctgtctctctctctctgtctctgtctctctctccgtctctgtctctgtctctctgtctctctctccctctcgctctgtctctctctccctctgtctccctctctgtctctctctgtgtctgtctctgtctctctctccctctctctccctctgtctgtctctgtctctctgtctctctctgtctctctctctttctgtctctctctctctgtctctgtctctctccgtctctgtctctctctccctctcgctctgtctctctctccctctgtctccctctctgtctctctctgtgtctgtctctgtctctctctccctctctctccctctgtctgtctctgtctctctgtctctctctctttctgtctctctgtctctctctgtctctgtctctgtctctctctccctgtctctgtctctctgtctctaggtTCCCTGACGGTAGGCCTGGTGCGGCAGTGCCAGACCATCCACGGTCGTGAACGGACCTGTATCCCCCCGCGGCTGCCCCCAGAGTGGGTCACcaccctcttcttcatcatcCTGGGCATCATCTCCCTCACGGTGACCTGCGGCCTGCTGGTGGCGTCACACTGGCACCGTGAGGCCACCCGTTACGCCCGCTGGATCGCCTTCACTGGGAGTATGTTTTATTTTGACTTATTAAATGGTTATTTAACCAGACAGGTCAATGGGGAACCAGTTCTCGTTTACAGTGACGGCCAAGAGACCAAGACCACAATACAATAAATACAGAAACATGGCCAACACTGTCACCATTTAAGTCATGAGTGGGGCCAGACAGAATCCCCATAATTCCCTATGTGGGCTCTGGTTAAAGTAGCACACTAgaccagggaatagggtgtcatttgaggcAAAGCCATTAGTTACAGCTTTGAAACACCTTGAGATTCTTGTTATGTCACTAATGGATGTTAGCAAATTGATTTGAGTAAGCCGAGATTAATGTCACTTGGGTTTAATTTTAGTAAAAGCTTTTGTGTGGTAACTGtgtgggcagcaggtagcttagcggttaagagcattgggccagtaaccgaaaggtcgctcgtttcgaatccccaagccgaataggtgaaaaatctgttgacgtgcccttgagcaaggcacttaaccctaattgctcctgtaagtcgctctggataagagtgtctgctaaatggcctaAATGTTAAAATGGAACTGAGCTGAGTGGCTCCTTGAACACGCTACAGTAAATGGGGTTGCTATGAGCGGCGCTAAAACCAGTAGGAGGGATTTTTAGTGGTCCAAGGGATATGACGGAATAACAttcctttgttattattattattattattatacttcaAGAGGTTATTTTAGACAAATCATTATTGGGCTAAAATTACCTCTTGAggtataataataaccaagtaaTGACAatgtaatttgtaagtcgctctggataagagcgtctgctaaatgacttaaatgttaataTGACAatgtaaattgatttttttcaGCTCTGTCACTTAGGTCAGGTTTCCACGACAATGAAAACGCAATATAGAATTTAGCCTGAGATCATGTTGCTGCCTACTCTTTAAAAGTTGTAAGAGATATTGCTCCCTAAAACTGATGTACTGTGAATAGTGTTTTTAAGAAGAGTGTGTTTCTAAACgttgtttcctctctcctccacagtgaTCCTGCTCTGTATGGCAGCTCTTATATTTCCTATAGGATTTTACATCGATGAGGTCGGGGGACAGCCTTATAAACTACCAAACAACACAGTGGTGGGGTCCTCATATGTACTCTTTGTTCTATCTATATTTTTCACTATAGTGGGACTACTGTTTGCAGGGAAGGTCTGCTTGCCTGGGTGACCTATCAGGCACTTTGTTTTTTGTAAACATTTTTGTGCTTAGAGAAATGCCTTCGGAGAGGCATTTGCTAGGCCTGACATTTGAAAATGGTCACCTGGAAGGAAAGAAGAGGAACTGTGAGAAACACTCTTTCCGTGCGTTTGTGGAAGAACTCTCTGATGTACCTTTGGATGACAGGACTCTACGGCCCCTAGCCCTGGTCTATAGGACAGGTAGTAGGCACTAGCCTGTCTGTGTTCATAGATCTGGGAGGAATGGACACCTATCCAGCCCCTCACAGATCAGTGAACACAGGAGTTTCCTTCCACAAATGGAGTGCCTTTTCGGGGTAGTGTAACTTTTTTATTTCACCAAATTTGAACATTCTGtcaaagagcacatgttcaacttcataacaaacatgttttcccatctccatctccttgtggaaaaaacatatttaaaaaggaatagttttaccatattaaaatgagagttcagttcacgtaaaaGGGGTTGACCTGAGGGACaa belongs to Coregonus clupeaformis isolate EN_2021a chromosome 1, ASM2061545v1, whole genome shotgun sequence and includes:
- the LOC121577630 gene encoding uncharacterized protein C16orf52 homolog B isoform X1, with the translated sequence MDKLTVISGCLFLAADIFAIASIANPDWINTGDATGKLGSLTVGLVRQCQTIHGRERTCIPPRLPPEWVTTLFFIILGIISLTVTCGLLVASHWHREATRYARWIAFTGMILLCMAALIFPIGFYIDEVGGQPYKLPNNTVVGSSYVLFVLSIFFTIVGLLFAGKVCLPG
- the LOC121577630 gene encoding uncharacterized protein C16orf52 homolog B isoform X2 codes for the protein MDKLTVISGCLFLAADIFAIASIANPDWINTGDATGSLTVGLVRQCQTIHGRERTCIPPRLPPEWVTTLFFIILGIISLTVTCGLLVASHWHREATRYARWIAFTGMILLCMAALIFPIGFYIDEVGGQPYKLPNNTVVGSSYVLFVLSIFFTIVGLLFAGKVCLPG